Proteins from one Rhizobium bangladeshense genomic window:
- a CDS encoding YeiH family protein: MFVSVSRSPSLPAVLPGLFLCAAVTFIARLVEQLQLVIFGAHWIESLVLAILIGIAVRSSVRLPQSFTPGIHFAAKTLLEIAVVLLGASLSTAAIRQAGLPLVGGIAVLVALSLAGSFLLGRLLGLSTGLATLVACGNSICGNSAIAAAAPVIGAKPDDIAASIAFTALLGVGAVLALPLLHLLLGLSTVQYGVFAGLTAYAVPQVLAATASAGAVSTQVGTLVKLIRVMMLGPVILVLGALHGRRPGGSAFNLRHVMPWFILGFAAMATLRSFDAIPAPLLTGMSAVSAAFTVTAMAALGLSVDVRSVAHTGGRVLAAAALSLLALAALGLCLMALLDIG, encoded by the coding sequence ATGTTCGTTTCCGTCTCACGTTCCCCGTCGCTTCCTGCTGTCCTACCGGGACTTTTCCTTTGCGCGGCAGTCACGTTCATTGCGCGGTTGGTCGAGCAGTTGCAACTGGTGATTTTCGGCGCGCACTGGATCGAGAGCCTCGTGCTGGCCATTCTGATCGGCATTGCCGTGCGCTCCTCGGTCCGTCTTCCGCAGAGTTTCACTCCAGGCATTCACTTCGCCGCCAAAACGCTGCTCGAGATTGCCGTCGTGTTGCTGGGCGCCTCGCTCAGTACGGCTGCCATCCGGCAGGCCGGGCTGCCGCTTGTCGGCGGAATTGCCGTCCTGGTTGCTCTGTCCCTGGCCGGCAGCTTTCTGCTCGGGCGTCTATTGGGGCTGTCGACCGGCCTAGCGACCTTGGTTGCGTGCGGCAACTCAATCTGCGGCAATTCTGCGATTGCCGCTGCAGCCCCAGTCATCGGCGCCAAACCCGACGATATCGCTGCCTCGATAGCCTTTACCGCGCTGCTCGGCGTTGGTGCGGTGCTGGCGCTGCCGCTTCTGCATCTGCTCCTGGGCCTCAGCACCGTACAATATGGCGTCTTCGCAGGGCTGACAGCCTATGCCGTGCCGCAGGTATTGGCAGCCACGGCCTCTGCCGGAGCCGTCAGCACCCAGGTAGGCACGCTCGTCAAGCTGATCCGCGTGATGATGCTCGGACCCGTCATTCTTGTGCTCGGCGCACTTCATGGCCGGCGTCCCGGTGGCTCCGCATTCAATCTCCGCCATGTTATGCCATGGTTCATCCTCGGTTTTGCAGCCATGGCGACGCTTCGCTCCTTTGACGCAATCCCGGCACCGCTGCTGACCGGGATGTCGGCTGTCTCCGCCGCTTTTACCGTCACCGCGATGGCCGCGTTAGGCCTCTCCGTCGATGTGAGATCCGTCGCCCATACCGGCGGCCGGGTCCTTGCAGCGGCGGCGCTGTCGCTGCTGGCTCTGGCGGCTCTTGGGCTTTGCTTGATGGCACTGCTTGACATCGGCTGA
- a CDS encoding LysR family transcriptional regulator produces MTFEQLSIFVAVAEREHLTNAASAIGLTPSAVSSAIRNLEASYGVELFHRVGRRIELTYEGRVFLGEARATLARAKAAALVLSDLGGLQKGELVVFASQTIASYWLPSMLMRFKNRYPGIDLKLMIGNTTTAAKAVLEGLAEVGFVEGSVDEPALNVQPLAEDELLVVVGPRHPWARGKPIAPAELASGTKWVMREKGSGTRSAFEAAISNLGIGPGDLTVALELPSNEAVISAAREGLCATVVSGAVAAPLLMQGLLVKARFPLPSRQFAILRHKQRHSSRASLALETICREDKAAEVQYRDDWTL; encoded by the coding sequence ATGACCTTCGAACAGCTCTCCATTTTCGTCGCGGTCGCCGAACGCGAGCACCTGACCAACGCCGCCTCAGCGATCGGCCTCACGCCATCAGCCGTCAGTTCCGCCATCCGCAATCTCGAGGCCTCCTATGGCGTCGAGCTTTTTCACCGTGTCGGACGCCGCATAGAGCTGACATATGAAGGGCGGGTGTTTCTGGGGGAGGCAAGAGCCACACTCGCGCGCGCAAAAGCCGCAGCGCTCGTCTTGTCCGATCTCGGCGGCCTGCAAAAGGGTGAGCTCGTTGTTTTTGCCAGTCAGACGATCGCAAGCTATTGGCTGCCATCAATGCTGATGCGTTTCAAGAACCGCTATCCGGGCATCGACCTGAAGCTGATGATCGGCAATACGACCACGGCGGCAAAAGCGGTTCTCGAAGGATTGGCGGAAGTCGGATTCGTCGAAGGCAGCGTTGATGAGCCGGCGCTGAATGTTCAGCCGCTTGCCGAGGACGAACTCCTTGTCGTCGTCGGTCCGCGCCACCCCTGGGCGCGTGGCAAACCGATCGCCCCGGCGGAGCTGGCTTCGGGCACGAAATGGGTTATGCGGGAAAAAGGGTCCGGAACCCGGTCGGCTTTCGAGGCGGCGATTTCCAATCTCGGCATCGGCCCCGGAGATCTGACTGTCGCACTCGAGCTGCCATCGAACGAAGCCGTCATATCGGCTGCAAGAGAAGGCCTCTGCGCAACGGTCGTTTCCGGCGCCGTGGCCGCGCCGCTCTTGATGCAGGGGCTGTTGGTAAAGGCGCGCTTTCCTTTGCCGTCCCGCCAGTTTGCAATCCTGCGGCACAAGCAAAGACACTCCAGCCGTGCCTCGTTGGCGCTGGAAACGATTTGCCGCGAGGACAAAGCTGCCGAAGTCCAATACCGGGATGACTGGACGCTTTAG